From the genome of Mesorhizobium japonicum MAFF 303099, one region includes:
- a CDS encoding polysaccharide deacetylase family protein has translation MTFFQFVLAAVLMSALPAHGADRIIYLTFDDGPLNGTSNILDVLEAEQVPATLFMVGMHAEAGASNKALVRRAKAMPLVTIGNHSYTHAYNHYRHFYGDTEGVVADMLMANVVLGLKPAVHARLPGRDVFRLPSMSKDDNSLGPAQAGREDPDYEFVAASGFYLYGWDHEWVHKDSGEPVQSVDHLVSEIDHLFGYGHFAKPGKLILLMHDEMFQDGFDGKTKLTDLITALKLRHYAFGTIPNYDH, from the coding sequence ATGACATTCTTTCAGTTTGTCCTGGCGGCCGTTCTGATGTCCGCGCTGCCGGCCCATGGGGCAGATCGCATCATCTATCTCACCTTCGACGACGGCCCGCTGAACGGCACCAGCAACATCCTCGACGTGCTGGAGGCGGAGCAGGTTCCGGCAACACTGTTCATGGTCGGCATGCATGCCGAGGCCGGTGCGTCAAACAAGGCACTGGTGCGGCGCGCCAAGGCGATGCCGCTGGTGACGATCGGCAACCATAGCTACACCCATGCCTATAATCACTACCGGCACTTCTATGGTGATACGGAAGGAGTGGTTGCCGACATGCTCATGGCGAATGTCGTGCTGGGCCTGAAGCCCGCGGTGCATGCGCGACTGCCCGGGCGCGATGTGTTCCGGCTGCCGTCAATGTCAAAGGACGACAACTCGCTCGGCCCCGCGCAAGCCGGCCGCGAAGACCCCGACTACGAGTTCGTCGCTGCTTCCGGCTTCTATCTCTATGGCTGGGATCACGAATGGGTGCACAAGGACAGCGGCGAGCCGGTACAGAGCGTCGATCATCTGGTCAGCGAGATCGATCATCTGTTCGGCTATGGCCACTTCGCCAAACCGGGCAAGCTGATCCTCTTGATGCATGACGAGATGTTCCAGGACGGTTTTGACGGCAAGACGAAGCTTACCGACCTGATCACCGCGCTGAAGCTGCGCCACTACGCCTTTGGAACGATCCCGAACTATGACCACTGA
- the hmgA gene encoding homogentisate 1,2-dioxygenase — protein sequence MAFSYMPGFGNDFETETLPGSLPQGRNSPQRPAYGLYAEQLSGSPFTAPRGTNERSWLYRIRPSVKHTGRFKAASYPLWKTAPNVGDHELALGQYRWNPVPMPKEPTDFIQGMRSITTAGDVLGQTGMAAHVYVANRSMVDDHFFNADGELLVVPQVGALRFVTEMGVIELRPGEIAVLPRGLVFKAELVDKDVRGYVCENYGAKLTLPDRGPIGANCLANPRDFKTPCAWFEEKETPCRLIVKWCGNFHVTEIGHSPLDVVAWHGNYAPYKYDLATFSPVGAILFDHPDPSIFTVLTAPSGEEGTANIDFVIFPPRWLVAEDTFRPPWYHRNIMSEFMGLIHGQYDAKEEGFVPGGISLHNLMLAHGPDAPGFEKASRADLKPVKLDNTMAFMFETRFPQMLTRYGAELETRQDNYIDCWADLKKRFNGTPEGDWS from the coding sequence ATGGCCTTTTCCTACATGCCGGGTTTCGGCAACGATTTTGAGACCGAGACACTGCCCGGCTCACTGCCGCAGGGCCGGAACTCGCCGCAGCGGCCGGCCTACGGCCTCTATGCCGAGCAGCTTTCCGGCTCGCCCTTCACCGCACCGCGCGGCACCAATGAGCGCTCATGGCTCTATCGCATCCGGCCAAGCGTCAAGCACACCGGCCGGTTCAAGGCAGCGAGCTATCCCCTGTGGAAGACCGCGCCCAATGTCGGCGACCACGAACTGGCGCTTGGCCAGTATCGCTGGAATCCGGTGCCGATGCCGAAGGAGCCGACCGATTTCATCCAGGGCATGCGCAGCATAACCACGGCCGGCGACGTGCTCGGGCAGACCGGCATGGCAGCCCATGTCTATGTTGCCAACCGCTCCATGGTCGACGATCATTTCTTCAATGCGGACGGCGAGTTGCTGGTCGTCCCGCAGGTCGGCGCCTTGCGCTTCGTCACCGAAATGGGTGTCATCGAGCTTCGGCCTGGCGAGATCGCCGTGCTGCCGCGCGGCCTTGTCTTCAAGGCCGAGCTGGTCGACAAGGACGTGCGCGGCTATGTCTGCGAAAACTACGGCGCCAAGCTGACCTTGCCCGATCGCGGCCCGATCGGCGCCAATTGCCTGGCCAATCCGCGCGACTTCAAGACGCCTTGCGCCTGGTTCGAGGAGAAGGAGACGCCGTGCCGGCTGATCGTGAAATGGTGCGGCAATTTCCACGTCACCGAGATCGGCCATTCGCCGCTCGACGTCGTCGCCTGGCATGGCAACTACGCGCCCTACAAATATGATCTGGCGACCTTTTCGCCGGTCGGCGCCATCCTGTTCGATCACCCCGATCCATCGATCTTCACCGTGCTGACGGCGCCGAGCGGCGAGGAAGGCACGGCCAACATCGACTTCGTCATCTTCCCGCCGCGCTGGCTGGTTGCGGAAGATACGTTCCGACCGCCCTGGTATCACCGCAACATCATGAGCGAGTTCATGGGGCTGATCCACGGCCAGTACGATGCCAAGGAAGAAGGCTTCGTTCCCGGCGGCATCAGCCTGCACAATCTGATGCTGGCCCATGGCCCGGATGCGCCCGGCTTCGAAAAGGCCTCGCGCGCGGACCTGAAACCGGTCAAGCTCGACAACACCATGGCCTTCATGTTCGAGACCCGTTTCCCGCAGATGCTGACCCGCTACGGCGCCGAGCTGGAAACCCGGCAGGACAATTACATCGACTGCTGGGCCGACCTGAAGAAGCGTTTTAACGGCACGCCCGAGGGCGACTGGTCTTGA
- a CDS encoding DUF4304 domain-containing protein, whose product MAENEHGRIIASQAKIVLQPVGFRRKGQSRVWIADRGFWLSVVEFQPSSWSKGSYLNLAVHWLWGALPETVTFDRAERIGQFVPFESPEQFLLAVDKMAKKAIEIDQVHRSMFPSVQATATILVNELQPGAHGEWAAFHAGVAAGLAGDFETARRLFESAQRHAASQAQALLAYIDDPAAFRSRVRGFIEAERAYYGLGALPAAFEI is encoded by the coding sequence ATGGCAGAAAACGAACACGGACGTATCATTGCTTCGCAGGCAAAGATCGTATTGCAGCCAGTCGGATTTCGGCGAAAGGGGCAATCACGTGTCTGGATCGCTGATCGCGGCTTCTGGCTAAGTGTAGTCGAATTTCAGCCCAGCTCTTGGTCCAAAGGCTCTTACCTCAACCTTGCGGTTCACTGGCTTTGGGGGGCGCTCCCGGAAACCGTTACCTTCGATCGTGCTGAGCGCATTGGACAGTTCGTACCGTTCGAGAGCCCGGAACAGTTTCTGCTGGCGGTTGATAAAATGGCCAAGAAGGCAATCGAAATCGATCAAGTTCACCGATCGATGTTCCCTTCCGTGCAGGCGACAGCGACGATACTCGTGAATGAATTGCAGCCGGGAGCACACGGCGAGTGGGCAGCATTCCATGCCGGGGTGGCGGCTGGTTTGGCTGGTGATTTTGAAACAGCAAGGCGGCTGTTTGAAAGCGCTCAAAGACACGCGGCTTCGCAAGCGCAGGCGCTCCTGGCCTACATCGATGATCCGGCGGCATTTCGAAGCCGTGTCAGAGGCTTCATTGAAGCCGAACGCGCCTACTACGGTCTAGGGGCGTTACCTGCCGCATTTGAGATCTGA
- a CDS encoding MarR family winged helix-turn-helix transcriptional regulator, with protein MEPDILELESFLPYRLYRLADAVSREFSRIYRDRHGLTRPEWRTLSGLGQRGTMTATELGEQSAMHKTKVSRAVAELERRRWLTRTPDENDRRVEHLALTKAGLAAYREMLPLAKAFERELLARLSAEERAAIVNGVAALEAKLMG; from the coding sequence ATGGAACCCGACATTCTGGAGCTGGAAAGCTTCCTGCCCTATCGCCTCTACCGGCTTGCCGATGCCGTCAGCCGCGAATTCTCCAGGATCTATCGGGATCGCCACGGCCTGACGCGACCGGAGTGGCGCACGCTTTCAGGCCTCGGCCAGCGCGGCACGATGACGGCGACCGAGCTCGGCGAGCAGTCGGCCATGCACAAGACCAAGGTCTCGCGCGCGGTGGCCGAACTCGAGCGGCGGCGCTGGCTGACGCGCACGCCCGATGAAAACGACCGACGAGTCGAGCACCTGGCGCTGACCAAAGCGGGGCTTGCCGCCTATCGCGAGATGTTGCCGCTGGCGAAGGCGTTTGAAAGGGAACTGCTGGCGAGGCTGAGTGCGGAAGAGCGAGCGGCGATTGTGAATGGGGTGGCGGCGCTGGAGGCAAAACTCATGGGTTGA
- a CDS encoding glycine C-acetyltransferase has product MTAAFLSHIDSELAGLKSAGLYKSERVISSMQSAQIEVGGEKVLNFCANNYLGLADNADLRKAASQALDRYGYGMASVRFICGTQEEHKELEATISSFLGLEDTILYGSCFDANGGLFETLLGEEDAIISDALNHASIIDGVRLSKAKRFRYANNDMADLEARLKEARDCRFRLIATDGVFSMDGIIANLKGVCDLADKYDAMVMVDDSHAVGFVGRQGRGSAEHCGVEGRVDIVTGTLGKALGGASGGYTSGKRQVVDWLRQRSRPYLFSNTLMPAIAGASIKVFELIRNGDALRERLYANAARFRSEMGKLGFTLAGADHPIIPVMLGEATLAQEMAARMLKRGIYVIGFSFPVVPKGQARIRTQMSAAHTSADIDRAVEAFGAVGRELGVIA; this is encoded by the coding sequence ATGACCGCAGCTTTTCTCTCCCATATCGACAGCGAACTTGCCGGGCTCAAATCGGCCGGCCTCTACAAGTCCGAGCGGGTGATTTCCTCGATGCAGTCGGCACAGATCGAGGTCGGCGGCGAGAAGGTGCTGAACTTCTGCGCCAACAACTATCTCGGCCTCGCCGATAACGCCGACCTGCGAAAGGCGGCCTCGCAGGCTCTGGACCGCTATGGCTACGGCATGGCCTCGGTACGCTTCATCTGCGGCACGCAGGAGGAACACAAGGAGCTCGAGGCGACGATCTCGTCCTTCCTTGGCCTGGAAGACACCATCCTCTATGGCTCCTGCTTCGACGCCAATGGCGGCTTGTTCGAGACGCTGCTTGGCGAGGAAGACGCGATCATCTCGGATGCGCTGAACCATGCCTCGATCATCGATGGTGTCAGACTGTCGAAGGCCAAGCGCTTCCGCTACGCCAACAACGACATGGCCGATCTCGAGGCGCGGCTGAAGGAAGCCAGGGATTGCCGCTTCCGGCTGATCGCCACCGACGGCGTGTTTTCGATGGACGGCATCATCGCCAACCTGAAGGGCGTCTGCGACCTTGCCGACAAATACGATGCCATGGTCATGGTCGACGACAGCCATGCGGTCGGCTTCGTCGGCAGGCAAGGCCGTGGCTCGGCCGAGCATTGCGGCGTCGAGGGCAGGGTCGACATCGTCACCGGCACGCTCGGCAAGGCGCTCGGCGGCGCTTCCGGCGGCTACACATCGGGCAAGAGGCAAGTGGTCGACTGGCTGCGCCAGCGCTCGCGACCCTATCTGTTCTCCAACACGCTTATGCCGGCGATCGCCGGCGCCTCGATCAAGGTGTTCGAGCTGATCCGCAATGGCGACGCCTTGCGCGAACGCCTCTATGCCAATGCGGCGCGATTCAGGTCTGAGATGGGCAAGCTCGGCTTCACGCTGGCCGGCGCGGACCACCCGATCATCCCTGTGATGCTGGGCGAGGCGACGCTGGCGCAGGAGATGGCGGCGCGCATGCTGAAGCGCGGCATCTATGTCATCGGCTTTTCCTTCCCGGTGGTGCCGAAAGGCCAGGCGCGCATCCGCACGCAAATGTCGGCGGCGCATACCAGCGCCGATATCGACAGGGCGGTCGAGGCCTTCGGCGCGGTCGGCAGGGAACTGGGCGTGATTGCCTGA
- the tdh gene encoding L-threonine 3-dehydrogenase, with protein sequence MSNMMKALVKAKAEPGIWMEEVPVPEIGPNDVLIKIRKTAICGTDVHIYNWDQWAQKTVPVPMVTGHEFVGTVADFGAAVTEYKVGQRVSGEGHIVCGHCRNCRAGRGHLCRNTLGVGVNRPGAFGEYLAIPQHNVVPIPDDVPDEIAAIFDPLGNAVHTALSFDLVGEDVLVTGAGPIGIMGALVAQCVGARKVVITDINPVRLALAKKLGVQHVVDASKEKLRDVMPVLGMTEGFDVGLEMSGAAPAFRDMIDTMNNGGKIAILGIAPTGFEIDWNKVIFKMLHLKGIYGREMFETWYKMIALVQGPLDVSGLITHRIGIDDFQEGFDAMRSGSSGKVVMDW encoded by the coding sequence ATGTCGAACATGATGAAGGCGCTGGTGAAGGCCAAGGCCGAACCGGGCATCTGGATGGAAGAGGTGCCGGTGCCGGAGATCGGCCCCAACGACGTGCTGATCAAGATCAGGAAGACGGCGATCTGCGGCACCGACGTGCACATCTACAATTGGGACCAGTGGGCGCAGAAGACCGTGCCGGTGCCGATGGTGACCGGCCATGAATTTGTCGGCACGGTGGCCGATTTTGGCGCCGCGGTCACCGAATACAAGGTCGGCCAGCGCGTCTCGGGCGAGGGCCACATCGTCTGCGGCCACTGCCGCAACTGCCGCGCCGGGCGAGGGCATCTCTGCCGCAACACGCTCGGCGTCGGCGTCAACCGCCCCGGCGCCTTCGGCGAGTATCTGGCGATCCCGCAACACAATGTCGTGCCGATCCCCGACGATGTGCCGGACGAGATCGCCGCGATCTTCGATCCCCTGGGCAATGCGGTGCATACGGCATTATCCTTCGATCTTGTCGGCGAGGACGTGCTGGTCACCGGCGCCGGGCCGATCGGCATCATGGGCGCGCTCGTTGCCCAATGCGTGGGCGCGCGAAAAGTCGTCATCACCGATATCAACCCGGTGCGGCTGGCGCTGGCGAAGAAACTCGGTGTCCAGCATGTCGTCGACGCCTCGAAGGAAAAGCTGCGCGATGTCATGCCAGTGCTCGGCATGACCGAGGGTTTTGACGTCGGCCTCGAAATGTCGGGCGCCGCCCCCGCCTTCCGCGACATGATCGACACCATGAACAATGGCGGCAAGATCGCCATTCTGGGCATCGCGCCCACCGGCTTCGAGATCGACTGGAACAAGGTCATCTTCAAGATGCTGCATCTCAAAGGCATCTACGGCCGCGAAATGTTCGAGACCTGGTACAAGATGATCGCGCTGGTCCAGGGTCCTCTGGATGTTTCGGGCCTGATCACGCACCGCATCGGCATCGACGATTTCCAGGAGGGGTTCGATGCGATGCGGAGCGGCAGTTCCGGCAAGGTGGTGATGGATTGGTAG
- a CDS encoding fumarylacetoacetate hydrolase family protein codes for MKLATLKDGTRDGKLVVVSRDLTQYTDASFLARTLQAALDDWRRVSPHLGTIAESLENNAVPSARFHEHDAHSPLPRAYQWADGSAYVNHVELVRKARGVEMPASFWTDPLIYQGGSDSFIAPRDPIRMADEAFGIDMEAEVAVIVDDVPMGASLEEARAAIRLVMLVNDVTLRALTGPELAKGFGFFQSKPSSAFSPVAVTPDELGDAWDGGKVSLPLLADLNGKPFGRANTGVDMTFDFPALIVHAARTRPLAAGTIIGSGTVSNKLDGGPGKPVSAGGAGYSCIAELRMIETIASGEPKTPFLRFGDTVRIEMKDSTGHSIFGAIEQKVEKYQG; via the coding sequence ATGAAGCTTGCCACACTGAAGGACGGGACGCGCGACGGGAAACTCGTCGTCGTCTCGCGCGACCTGACACAGTACACCGATGCCTCGTTCCTGGCGCGCACGCTGCAGGCGGCGCTCGACGATTGGCGCAGGGTCTCGCCGCATCTCGGCACAATAGCGGAATCGCTGGAGAACAATGCCGTGCCGTCCGCCCGCTTTCACGAGCACGACGCGCATTCGCCGCTGCCGCGCGCCTATCAATGGGCTGACGGGTCCGCCTATGTGAACCATGTCGAACTGGTGCGCAAAGCGCGCGGCGTCGAGATGCCGGCGAGTTTCTGGACCGATCCGCTGATCTACCAGGGCGGCTCGGACTCCTTCATTGCGCCGCGCGACCCGATCCGCATGGCCGACGAAGCCTTCGGCATCGACATGGAGGCGGAAGTCGCCGTCATCGTCGACGACGTGCCGATGGGCGCTAGCCTCGAAGAGGCGCGCGCCGCGATCCGGCTGGTCATGCTGGTCAACGATGTCACGTTGCGCGCGCTCACCGGGCCGGAACTGGCCAAGGGATTTGGCTTTTTCCAGTCAAAACCCTCCTCGGCTTTTTCGCCGGTCGCGGTGACGCCGGACGAACTGGGCGATGCCTGGGACGGCGGCAAGGTCAGCCTGCCGTTGCTTGCCGATCTCAACGGCAAGCCCTTCGGCCGCGCCAATACCGGTGTCGACATGACCTTCGATTTTCCGGCGCTGATTGTGCATGCCGCCCGCACAAGGCCGCTGGCGGCAGGCACCATCATCGGCTCGGGCACCGTCTCCAACAAACTCGACGGCGGTCCGGGCAAGCCTGTCTCGGCCGGCGGGGCCGGTTATTCCTGCATCGCCGAACTGCGCATGATCGAAACCATTGCGTCAGGCGAGCCCAAGACTCCGTTCCTGCGCTTTGGCGACACGGTACGCATCGAGATGAAGGACAGTACGGGCCATTCGATCTTCGGCGCCATCGAGCAGAAGGTCGAGAAATACCAGGGATAG
- a CDS encoding EAL domain-containing protein: MSQQPVQTVSGKLILLIKAGYWLALLIIAAMVAASFVLLQQTMATQQHNNTLLDIVGTQKTLSQRIVFLASATGAAARDKRPALVSALKQATAEFETNYDLLLEQTGADPQSPAKLDPKSIESVLFAKPFHLDYFSVGLIANGDRLISALESQLNLDNDGYKGGAERVNLDASVANATLSGYAALGQRISADADERSEKLLALHRTLFYATLGVILLVALFIFRPMSNAILRKTRELVEARNSMAFIAVHDGLTGLHNRTFLTDHFDTLIKGAHRRRERLAVVQLDLDRFKQINDTLGHAAGDYVLVVTAQRMRDSCRASDLCARLGGDEFVMILNGAGSTEDINMLARRILAHINEPIVFQGTTILPGASGGIAVYPIDADNAQDLLVHADLALYSAKKLGGGNFSFFSEELRRELDYRKQLEHDIKVAISERAFQVYFQPQVSLTDGTISGIEALVRWNHHERGMISPGEFIPVAEKCGFMPEIGRIVIGKAINEAAEWNRAGIAFGRLAVNVSGTELREHDFDAFLFETLEKAGLPPQKLSLEIVESVILDDEKTGIAAKLRHIRAAGIHLELDDFGTGYASLSHVNPNEIDRLKIDRRFVQNIHENGDNSKIVRAITELARGLGISIVAEGAETEAELDSLMAIGCDQVQGYSIAFPMPQDKALEWLTARMPKKAKLRVLQGSLA; the protein is encoded by the coding sequence ATGTCGCAGCAGCCGGTGCAAACCGTTTCAGGCAAGCTCATACTGCTGATCAAGGCCGGCTATTGGCTGGCGCTGCTGATCATCGCCGCCATGGTCGCGGCCTCCTTCGTCCTGCTGCAGCAGACGATGGCCACGCAGCAGCACAACAACACCCTGCTCGATATTGTCGGCACGCAGAAGACCCTGTCGCAGCGCATCGTCTTCCTGGCCAGTGCAACGGGTGCCGCCGCGCGTGACAAGCGACCGGCATTGGTCAGCGCACTGAAGCAGGCCACCGCCGAGTTCGAGACCAACTACGATCTGTTGCTCGAGCAGACCGGCGCGGATCCGCAATCGCCGGCCAAGCTCGATCCGAAGTCGATCGAGAGCGTGCTTTTCGCCAAGCCCTTCCATCTCGATTATTTCTCGGTCGGGCTGATCGCCAATGGCGACCGTCTGATCTCGGCCCTTGAATCGCAACTCAACCTCGACAATGACGGCTACAAGGGCGGCGCCGAACGCGTCAACCTCGATGCCTCGGTCGCCAACGCCACCTTGTCGGGCTATGCCGCACTCGGACAGCGCATCAGCGCCGATGCCGACGAGCGCTCCGAAAAGCTGCTCGCACTCCACCGCACGCTGTTCTACGCCACCCTTGGCGTCATCCTGCTGGTGGCGCTGTTCATCTTCAGGCCGATGTCCAACGCGATCCTGCGCAAGACACGTGAACTGGTCGAGGCGCGCAATTCGATGGCCTTCATCGCGGTTCATGACGGCCTGACCGGCCTGCACAACCGGACCTTCCTGACCGATCATTTCGACACGCTGATCAAGGGCGCGCATCGCCGGCGCGAACGGCTGGCGGTGGTCCAGCTCGACCTCGACCGCTTCAAGCAGATCAACGATACGCTCGGCCACGCCGCCGGCGACTATGTCCTGGTCGTCACGGCCCAGCGCATGCGCGATTCCTGCCGGGCGTCGGATCTGTGCGCGCGCCTCGGTGGTGACGAATTCGTGATGATCCTCAACGGAGCGGGCAGCACCGAAGACATCAACATGCTCGCGCGACGCATCCTGGCGCATATCAACGAGCCGATCGTCTTCCAGGGCACCACCATTCTTCCGGGCGCCAGCGGCGGCATCGCCGTCTATCCGATCGACGCCGACAACGCGCAGGACCTGCTCGTCCATGCCGATCTGGCGCTTTACTCCGCCAAGAAACTGGGCGGCGGCAATTTCTCGTTCTTCTCGGAGGAGTTGCGCCGCGAGCTCGACTACCGCAAGCAGCTCGAACACGACATCAAGGTCGCCATCTCCGAGCGGGCATTCCAGGTCTATTTCCAGCCGCAGGTCTCCTTGACCGATGGCACGATCAGCGGCATCGAAGCCCTGGTGCGATGGAACCATCACGAGCGCGGCATGATCTCGCCGGGCGAATTCATTCCGGTCGCCGAGAAATGCGGCTTCATGCCGGAGATCGGCCGCATCGTAATCGGCAAGGCGATCAACGAAGCCGCCGAATGGAACCGCGCCGGGATTGCCTTCGGGCGGCTTGCCGTCAATGTCTCGGGCACCGAGCTGCGCGAGCACGATTTCGATGCGTTCCTGTTCGAGACGCTGGAAAAGGCCGGACTGCCGCCGCAGAAACTGTCGCTGGAAATCGTCGAATCCGTCATTCTCGACGACGAGAAGACAGGCATCGCGGCGAAGCTGCGTCACATCAGGGCCGCCGGCATCCATCTGGAACTCGACGATTTCGGCACCGGCTATGCGTCGCTCAGCCACGTCAATCCCAATGAGATCGACCGGCTCAAGATCGACCGCCGCTTCGTCCAGAACATCCATGAGAACGGCGACAACTCGAAGATCGTGCGCGCTATTACCGAGCTTGCCCGCGGCCTAGGCATCTCCATCGTTGCCGAGGGTGCTGAAACAGAGGCCGAACTCGACTCACTGATGGCGATCGGCTGCGACCAGGTCCAGGGCTACTCCATCGCCTTCCCGATGCCGCAGGACAAGGCGCTGGAATGGCTGACCGCCCGCATGCCGAAGAAGGCCAAACTGCGGGTCCTGCAGGGCAGCCTGGCGTAG
- a CDS encoding DinB family protein translates to MNLLDHLRRMAGNNLWSNDRLYRAVLALKPGEFEAERTSFFPSIKATLNHVLAVDYLYLDFLEEGGVGAAAHDDFVPFDEPQPLFAAQMAADRRLIAFCDGLSEADLDRRVITDRRADGMIPERIGDILAHVFLHDIHHRGQVHAMLSGTSVVPPQLDEFLLDYDAKLRKAEVERLGL, encoded by the coding sequence GTGAATCTTCTGGATCATCTACGCCGCATGGCCGGCAACAATCTCTGGTCGAACGACCGACTTTATCGTGCCGTGCTCGCGCTCAAGCCGGGTGAGTTCGAGGCCGAGCGCACCAGCTTTTTCCCGTCGATCAAGGCAACACTCAACCATGTTCTGGCGGTCGATTATCTCTATCTCGATTTTCTCGAAGAGGGCGGCGTCGGTGCTGCGGCCCATGATGATTTCGTGCCCTTCGACGAACCGCAGCCGCTGTTTGCCGCTCAGATGGCCGCGGACCGCCGGCTGATAGCCTTCTGCGATGGCCTGTCGGAAGCCGATCTCGATCGCCGCGTCATCACCGACCGGCGCGCGGACGGCATGATTCCCGAGCGCATCGGCGACATCCTTGCCCACGTCTTCCTGCACGATATCCACCACCGCGGCCAGGTGCATGCGATGCTGTCCGGCACATCGGTTGTACCACCGCAGCTGGACGAGTTTTTGCTCGACTATGATGCGAAGCTGAGGAAGGCAGAGGTCGAGCGGCTGGGGTTGTGA